One window of the Pseudofrankia sp. DC12 genome contains the following:
- the rplA gene encoding 50S ribosomal protein L1 encodes MKRSKAYQAAAEKIDPNKLYSPLEAVGLARETSATKFDATVEVAFRLGVDARKADQMVRGTVNLPHGTGKSPRVAVFAAGEKAAEAQAAGADIVGSDDLVARIQEGFLDFDAAVATPDQMAKVGRIARILGPRGLMPNPKTGTVTLDVTKVVREIKGGKINFKIDKQNNLHIVIGKTNFTPEQLVENYGTALDEIVRVKPSAAKGRYLKKITVTTTMGPGIQVDPNRLRNLLENATN; translated from the coding sequence ATGAAGCGCAGCAAGGCCTACCAGGCCGCCGCTGAGAAGATCGACCCGAACAAGCTGTACAGCCCGCTGGAGGCCGTGGGCCTCGCGAGGGAGACGTCGGCCACCAAGTTCGACGCCACCGTTGAGGTCGCCTTCCGGCTCGGCGTCGACGCCCGCAAGGCCGACCAGATGGTCCGTGGCACCGTGAACCTGCCGCACGGCACCGGCAAGTCGCCGCGGGTCGCCGTCTTCGCCGCTGGTGAGAAGGCCGCCGAGGCGCAGGCCGCCGGCGCCGACATCGTCGGCAGTGACGACCTCGTCGCGCGCATCCAGGAAGGCTTCCTGGACTTCGACGCCGCCGTCGCGACCCCCGACCAGATGGCCAAGGTCGGCCGGATCGCTCGAATTCTCGGCCCCCGCGGCCTCATGCCCAACCCCAAGACGGGCACCGTGACCCTCGACGTCACGAAGGTCGTCAGGGAGATCAAGGGCGGTAAGATCAACTTTAAGATTGACAAGCAGAACAACCTGCACATTGTCATCGGGAAGACGAACTTCACCCCGGAGCAGCTGGTCGAGAACTACGGCACCGCGCTGGACGAGATCGTCCGGGTCAAGCCGTCCGCCGCCAAGGGCCGCTACCTGAAGAAGATCACGGTCACGACGACCATGGGCCCCGGCATCCAGGTCGACCCGAACCGCCTGCGCAACCTCCTCGAGAACGCCACGAACTGA
- a CDS encoding pyridoxal phosphate-dependent aminotransferase produces the protein MSRISRRIGGIAPSATLAVDATAKALKAAGRDVIGFGAGEPDFPTPDHIVAAAEKACRDPRMHRYTPAGGLPELKEAVAEKTRRDSGLVVDPSQVLITNGGKQAVYESFATLLDPGDEVLMPAPYWTTYPEAIRLAGGVPVDVVTGPEQGYRVTVEQLEAARTPRTKVLLFCSPSNPTGAVHSPEEVRAIGQWAAGAGLWVITDEIYEHLVYGDARFTSMPVAVPEIADRCVVLNGVAKTYAMTGWRVGWLIGPADVVKAASNLQSHLSSNVANVSQAAALAAVSGPLDAVAQMREAFDRRRRTMHQMLSDIPGVDCPLPEGAFYAYPSLRDVVGRTIRGKTPTNSSELCQVILEEVGVAIVPGEAFGTPGYARLSYALGDGELAEGVRRIGALLAEAS, from the coding sequence ATGAGCAGGATCTCGCGCCGCATCGGCGGCATCGCCCCCTCTGCCACCCTCGCCGTCGACGCCACCGCCAAGGCCCTGAAGGCCGCCGGTCGCGACGTCATCGGGTTCGGCGCGGGCGAGCCGGACTTCCCGACCCCCGACCACATCGTGGCGGCGGCCGAGAAGGCCTGCCGAGACCCCCGCATGCACCGTTACACCCCGGCCGGCGGGCTTCCCGAGCTCAAGGAGGCGGTAGCCGAGAAGACCCGGCGGGACTCCGGCCTGGTCGTCGACCCGAGCCAGGTGCTGATCACCAACGGCGGCAAGCAGGCCGTGTACGAGTCGTTCGCCACGCTGCTGGACCCGGGCGACGAGGTGCTGATGCCCGCGCCCTACTGGACGACCTACCCGGAGGCGATCCGGCTGGCCGGCGGCGTGCCGGTCGACGTCGTCACGGGTCCCGAGCAGGGCTACCGGGTGACGGTCGAGCAGCTGGAGGCGGCCCGCACGCCGCGGACGAAGGTGCTGCTGTTCTGCTCGCCGTCGAACCCGACTGGCGCGGTGCACAGCCCCGAGGAGGTCCGCGCGATCGGCCAGTGGGCCGCCGGCGCCGGCCTCTGGGTCATCACCGACGAGATCTACGAGCACCTGGTGTACGGCGACGCGCGCTTCACCTCAATGCCGGTCGCGGTCCCGGAGATCGCCGACCGGTGCGTCGTCCTCAACGGCGTCGCCAAGACGTACGCGATGACCGGCTGGCGGGTGGGCTGGCTGATCGGTCCGGCGGACGTGGTGAAGGCCGCGTCGAACCTGCAGTCGCATCTGTCGTCGAACGTCGCGAACGTCTCCCAGGCCGCCGCGCTGGCCGCCGTCTCCGGCCCGCTGGACGCGGTCGCGCAGATGCGCGAGGCGTTCGACCGGCGGCGGCGCACCATGCACCAGATGCTCAGCGACATCCCCGGCGTGGACTGCCCGCTGCCTGAGGGGGCCTTCTACGCGTACCCGTCGCTGCGCGACGTGGTGGGCCGGACGATTCGCGGCAAGACACCGACGAACTCGAGTGAGCTGTGCCAGGTGATCCTGGAGGAGGTCGGGGTCGCGATCGTGCCTGGTGAGGCGTTCGGGACACCGGGCTATGCCCGCCTGTCCTACGCGCTCGGCGACGGCGAGCTGGCCGAGGGCGTGCGCCGCATCGGCGCGCTGTTGGCGGAGGCGTCCTGA
- the rplK gene encoding 50S ribosomal protein L11: MPPKKKKITAVIKLQINAGKATPAPPVGPALGQHGVNIMEFVKQYNAATESQVGNVVPVEITVYDDRSFTFITKTPPAARLILKAAGVDKGSAAPHRDKVAKLSAKQLREIATMKMPDLNAVSIEAAENIIAGTARSMGVTVEK; encoded by the coding sequence ATGCCTCCCAAGAAGAAGAAGATCACTGCGGTGATCAAACTCCAGATCAACGCCGGCAAGGCGACCCCGGCGCCCCCGGTTGGCCCGGCGCTCGGCCAACACGGCGTCAACATCATGGAGTTCGTCAAGCAGTACAACGCGGCCACCGAGTCGCAGGTCGGCAACGTCGTGCCGGTGGAGATCACGGTTTATGACGACCGTTCCTTCACCTTCATCACGAAGACCCCGCCGGCCGCGCGCCTGATCCTCAAGGCCGCCGGTGTCGACAAGGGCAGCGCCGCACCGCATCGCGACAAGGTCGCGAAGCTGTCGGCCAAGCAGCTGCGTGAGATCGCCACCATGAAGATGCCCGACCTCAACGCCGTCTCGATCGAGGCCGCCGAGAACATCATCGCCGGCACCGCCCGGTCGATGGGCGTCACGGTAGAGAAGTAG
- the nusG gene encoding transcription termination/antitermination protein NusG, protein MSQSPEQPASEQGEAVERLDPLAAFENDEVASTDAGAELDGDGSSAASADDLTAGSPAPSPAVADDEEDEDELRRALEAAPGDWYVIHSYAGYENKVKTNLETRISSLNMEDYIFQIEVPLEEVPVVKNGKRQMVTQKKYPGYIYVRMDLTDQSWSAVRNTPGVTGFVGLTNKPSPLRREEVFSILVPPAKKEKKVETVKVQEFDVGESVTVMDGPFATLPATISEINMDAQRLKVLVSIFGRETPVELQFNQVAKI, encoded by the coding sequence GTGTCCCAGTCTCCCGAGCAGCCCGCCTCCGAGCAGGGGGAGGCTGTCGAACGCCTTGACCCGCTCGCGGCGTTCGAGAACGACGAGGTGGCGAGCACGGACGCCGGCGCGGAGCTGGACGGCGATGGCTCGTCCGCCGCGTCGGCCGACGACCTGACCGCTGGCTCGCCTGCCCCCAGCCCCGCCGTGGCCGACGACGAGGAGGACGAGGACGAGCTGCGCCGCGCCCTCGAAGCGGCGCCGGGCGACTGGTATGTGATCCACTCGTACGCCGGCTACGAGAACAAGGTCAAGACGAACCTCGAGACCCGGATCTCCAGCCTCAACATGGAGGACTACATCTTCCAGATCGAGGTGCCGCTCGAGGAGGTGCCGGTCGTCAAGAACGGCAAGCGCCAGATGGTCACCCAGAAGAAGTACCCGGGCTATATCTACGTCCGGATGGACCTGACCGACCAGTCCTGGTCCGCGGTCCGCAACACCCCCGGTGTGACCGGCTTCGTCGGCCTGACCAACAAGCCCTCCCCGCTACGCCGTGAGGAGGTCTTCTCCATCCTCGTCCCGCCGGCGAAGAAGGAGAAGAAGGTCGAGACCGTCAAGGTCCAGGAGTTCGACGTCGGCGAGTCCGTCACCGTGATGGATGGGCCGTTCGCCACCCTGCCGGCTACCATCAGCGAGATCAACATGGACGCCCAGCGTCTGAAGGTGCTGGTCTCCATCTTCGGCCGCGAGACTCCGGTCGAGCTGCAGTTCAACCAGGTCGCGAAGATCTGA
- the secE gene encoding preprotein translocase subunit SecE, giving the protein MTPLRFYREVVAELRKVIYPGRTELITYVVVVLVFVSVMTAIVASLDFGLTKLVLQIFG; this is encoded by the coding sequence ATGACACCGCTTCGGTTCTACCGCGAGGTCGTGGCGGAGCTGCGGAAGGTCATCTACCCGGGCCGGACGGAGCTGATCACCTACGTGGTGGTCGTGCTCGTCTTCGTGTCGGTGATGACCGCGATCGTGGCCTCTCTCGACTTCGGCCTCACGAAGCTGGTGCTCCAGATCTTCGGCTGA